Genomic window (Bacteroidales bacterium):
TCTGTTTCAGATAAAACTACATCTTCAAAATATGGGCTATGAAGTAGTAACCGTTGAAAGTCAGAAAGAAGCCGAGCAGATTCTTGAAAATACCAAACCGGATCTGGCGATTTATGATTTGATGATGGAGACAGAAGACAGTGGGTTTGTGTTGAGCTATAAAACAAAGCAGAAATATCCGGATGTTCCGGTTATTATTGCTACGGCTGTTGGTTCTGAAACAGGCATTTCTTTCGGCTTGAGTACGGAAGATGAAAAAAAATGGATTAAGGCGGATTTATATCTTGAAAAGGATATTAGAAAAGAACAACTGGAAAAGGAAATTAAAAAGTTATTGGAACAATAA
Coding sequences:
- a CDS encoding response regulator; this encodes MDTKKQILVADDDVDYLFQIKLHLQNMGYEVVTVESQKEAEQILENTKPDLAIYDLMMETEDSGFVLSYKTKQKYPDVPVIIATAVGSETGISFGLSTEDEKKWIKADLYLEKDIRKEQLEKEIKKLLEQ